The sequence AGGCCTGATCAGGAATTCCATCAGTCTCTTCCAGGTACAGGATAAGCCATGATGTGCGGTAGGGCCACTGTTCAGTCAGGTTGATCCAGGATGCCAGTCGGTCCCAGTTAAAAGTAATCTGATTGGCCCTCAGCAATCGACCTGTGTAAAAGAAACACAGTTTGGTGTACCAGcttgagtatgtatgtatgtatgtatgtatatatatatattctggtAGTAGATCTTACCTGTGACAGACACAATGTTGAGCAGTCTCCTCATGGTCTGAGGACTGATATCACTAAACCAATCTTCAGTGACCAGCAACTTGGACAGGTCAAAGGACATCTGACGCGTGACTGACCTCTGCATCTGACGACGCCGGTATGTATCCTAAAGAGACAAAAACACCTGATGTCACAACAGCTTAAACCTTTCAAAAATTATACAGTGTAAAGTATTATTCTCTACTTATAATATGTTAAGATTTTTATATATTCCTAAGTAAACACTATGGAAATTACAACCAattatgagtatatgagtgtcaTCATGTTACAGGCATAGCCTTTACATGCAAAGTTCCATGTTCATACCAAAACATACATATCATCTATGATGGAAACTGCTTTGAACTAAGTGCTTGTTGTAGGGCTTGTGGCTGTTCAAGCTGCATTTGATCATTAATATATTGCATgtccacatacagtacatgtatTAGGAATTCCCTAACTCATAAAGTTTCTCTCACAGCTCCTTTTAAACATcttctatattttattgttcagcATTTTAAACTCTGACACTAGCtttgtgttttcatttccaccagAGACAATATAAGAGAGTGCATCCTGGGGTGTCTTCATTCTAAAACCATATTATATTTTGCCAAAGGATATACATGTCCTActcaaatacagatacagacagtaataaagataTTAAAATTAATCTCCTACGTATGTCTCTGTCACAAACACTCCAACAATACCAGTGTTTAGTTATTTACAGTGGAATGTTATTTAGTCAAACTTGCTTCAGTCAAGGTACTCAGAATAGAATAAAGGTGTTCACATGGTGCAGAAGGGAAATTCTGTTGGGCTCACCCTGCGGTTTAAAGTGGTCTTACTGCCCAGCTTAGCCATTTCACCAAGACTGTTTTGAGACAGTTTCCTGTCTAGCTCCTCATGCCAACCTGCAAACAGGAAGcacataaagacaaaaaaattcaaaaacagGACACCTAAAATGCCATTGCATTGCACAGTTCACGTTTTATAAGGTAAAATAGGGCATAAACAGTTAGTAATGTTTTAAGTGTGCTATAAACTTTGTGCAGTAATACTGTGAAAATAAACTACAAGTGTTCTGTGTTCGAGTTCAGTGCAGATCATTTTTATTCCTGATCTCTGGCAGCAGTGCTAACTCTTAACTGGTGTGCCTCCATCTTTACAATGTACTGAACAGGAAATATCTATGTGACACCATCCCACTATAACCCTGCTTTGTCGGATTTGTACCAAGCTGTGCACAGTTTAAAAAGTGTTAAACCATGCTATTATGAAAATTCCACCAGAATGAGTTCCTTGCATTTGGCCCTACTGTGGCTGTAGTCTCTATATCAGGTAATCGAACTCACCCTCTGAATTGCCCATTTCTCCATTGGCTGGGGCTGGTGCACACATCTTCTTAGCACTGCTAAGGCCTCGGCTGTTCAGAAAGACGGGCAGGTGTACGATGTTGCGCATGTAATCGTGGCCGTTGATGTTAGAGTCACGCAATACACTGTTCAGGTTCTGGTTGATGGCTTTAATGATTATGTGAGGGTCACTGGCAAAGATAGAGATGAATGGACCTTTGGAGAAAAGCACCCTCACCTGGAGATTAAAAGAATTACAAGAAGATGACATGATAAACAAGTTGACCAATTATAATGTTTGAATGAAACATGCCAATGTgttgaaataaatataactgcGTCTTTGGGATGATCTGtgatatgtttatatattatgtatatacagcTATCATGTCTGTATAGCTTATCATgcatttcagcatttttctaTAATAATGGAATGTACAAAAGGATAAGAAATCTATGGTTTGTAAATATTCTGACAATATAGCTACTCTTTCACAAATGCACTTGACGCTCATGTATTGTCGCAAATAGGTTTGTCtttttgggtaaaaaaaaagtgatacaGCAGTGACCTCTACTGGCTGATAAATGTTCTAGGCTAGAGTTTCTCACCGTATCTAACATTTGCAAGACCTTATCTTGCTCGCAGGAATCCAGACCATCGATGATGACAACTAGACGTGTTTGATTCTGTGTGAAGCTGTCGATGGTCTTCGCCATTTTAGCCATGAGCTCCACCTCACTTTTTAATACCTGAAAAGTCAAAGAAGTGAGAAATAGGTATGCATGTAACAAGCATGTCTTGTCATATAAAGAAACCACAAATTCACACTAAAATctacacattcaacacacaatTCAATGCATGTACAAGTGCAGTCAGATTTATAAGCAACCAGCTGAGCGTATACATTAAAattaacaacactacacatcaggTATGCAGGAACATTTACTGTTCTTTTATGTTGATTTGAGAAGCAGTACAACATCTCTTCCCAATTACTATTCAGGAGTACCTTCTGTTGTAAAGAGCAAGTGATTTACGAGATAAAATGAGAAGACACAGTTCTACTGAACTACTCATGCCTACACAATATGTATGTGTAATTGTGTGGACCCACCTTCATGAAGCCTTCACTCTTAAGTTTTTGCATCTTATTAGCGGCACTGTGCAGTCTCTTCCTCTGTGAGTTCAGTACCGAATCGGTCACCTGCCACCACGTCTTGCAGTTCAACAGAAGAACCAGGCCCACCACACTCGCCATGGCAACCAGCACTGCATTCACGGTCTGGTTCCGGCTGTCTACCTTGAAGACAGCCAGCAAGGCCATGCCCGTGATCAGGCAACCCAGGATGAAAAGGAAGATCACAAAGGATGGGATGCAGCACGTCTTCTTCCATTTctttttgcctgttttttttcccccacagaaGTCCATATGAATGTCTGGTGATAtttaaaattgcatttaaaaagAAGACACTTTCATATTAGTGATGGCCAACAAGATGGCCTTTACCTTGGGTGTCCTCTGTCTTAAAGACACGGAAGAGTCTGGAGGCCATGAaaccaaactctctctcacaagcATCAGAGAGAGTGGCAATCATTTCTGCCATGGAGGTCTCTCCACCAACACTGGACAGCCTGTTATAATCTGTAAACAGGAAcctgaaaacaaacatttaGGCATTTTCAAAATGGCAAAAAGAAATCATGCTTTATGCTTGTAAACAGGATGATTCATACACAATTTTAGCCATTTTGTTGCGTTGATTTGTGAAGAGGTACTTGAAAATGCAAATTTAAGCTTAAACTTAAAATACTAATcaaatttattttccatttagcAATTCTTTATAAATGAAAACTGTTAAATTACTTGTAAAATTGTAATATgtaaacacttttaaataaataatatttgtaaACTTCAATCACCTGTTCATAGAGAGTTTaatgtaacaataataataataataataagaagaagaagtcttCATCTCTCAAAACTAAGATATTAAAATACAGTTAAGAGGCATAGAGGTTTAATTACCTGACAGGCAGTGCCCGTGTGGTCTGCTCAGGCAGCTGTGGAGGGTTAACAAACATGAGTTTGAGCAGTAGCTCCAGGTAGCCAATGTGACGAGCGAGCCGAGTGCTGAGAACCCAAGCCCAGTTCCAACTTTCGCCCTCTCGCCTACTCCCAAAGTACACAACCactgaagaggaggaagagaaatagAAATGCATTTAAGCTAGATCACCATGTAAACAGctaacagaaagaaaacaaaaagagactTAATCCTAAACATAAGTAGACACTGTCCACTCTGCCCTCTTGTGTAACAAGTATGCAAATCCTTCTCAACTGTAATAAGAAAAGCGTACAATTTTAaacttatatataatatttttcttacCAAAGAACAAGTAGAGCAGAGCCAGCAGGCTGAGGGAGACAGCAATGGCCAGTTTAGGGTCCACAGTGAAGCCAAGTATTAGAGCCACACAGCCACAAAGCAAGAGTGACAGAAACACCACTAGCCAAGAGAACTGGAAAAGTGGCTCAATCTGCTGCCCTGCAAACGTCTTCATCTCATCTGTTAGAGAGAGAAATCATTACCTATAACAATGATGTGTCAACCTTCAAATCGGTTGTGATGAGGTACAGTTCAGTGTATAATCTTGAATTGTAATTGTCTACCTGTTGTCCAGCTTAGCACTCACCCTCTAATTTCTTGAGAAGGAAGGACTTGCCACTGCCCCACTGAGCATACAGGCCCACACAGATAGGGGGCTGCATGGTGGGCTCACTCAGGATATCAGCAAGAGCACTGCTGTACAGATCATAACCCAGCATGTCACCGTCTGTCTCAGTGGGGGACAGGTGTCCTGAGGGGAAATTACacaatataatcatataatcacaaaacaaaaaacatcacaatCAACTGTATAACATAAGATCATAGAATCACGTTAAAGCCAGCATCAGTACTCGAAAACATAATAAAGCCACatggatttaattttttttagcaggTTATTCAGAAAAAATGTGTTTAGATTAAAACAGATATAACTGGAAGAAAGACTGTAGTATGTACAATAAAGTAGGACTCACGTGCTCCAAAGATTTGAGTAAGAATGCTTTTCTGGTGACTGCAGTCGATGTTGTATGGTGTCTCTCCTGCCTTATTGGGCTTGTAGAGCAGACGGCCATCTTTAGGGTTACGCAGGAGCAGCTCAGCCAGTCTGCGGCTTCTTCCACGAATGGCAATGTGAAGAGGCGTGTCCCCTTTCTAGAAGAGAGGAAAACACTGAACGACTGCCATGCCTAAAACAcattcttatttattatatactgtGCATGACAATGTACTGCTCGCTCTTACCTTATCCACAGCAGACACTTTTGCCCCCTTGTCCAAGAGTAGCTCCACAATATCAATGTTTCTCATCTTGGTAGCTTTGATCAAGGGAGTTTCAGAATCCTGATATACATTGGCCCATTAGTATAGATAGTATATATAGTTTAATAACAATGCATATATTAAAGATACGGCTGCTCTTTATCCCACTGTACCTTGGTAGTGGTCTCTGTGTCAGGGTTACACTGCAGAATGTCTCTAACCATGGTGGCATTGCCCTTCTCCACAGCCCAGTACAAGGCTGTCTTGTTGTCCTAAGGCAGACAAAGACAAAGTTATAATACAGAATCTACTATAAGTTTTACATGATTTATACCACAAGTGTTCTACTGGCTAGTATAATAAGATTGTTACCTGTCCTCTGATGTCAATATCAGCATACTTATGCAGCAGGGCTCTTACAATTTCTACATGGCCACCCCTGACAGCTCCAATTAGCACCGTGTCACCACTCTAAATGTTTAATacagaaacaaagcaaaatATAGACAAGGTCACACTACAATTAGTCCTTTTCCTTTAAAGGAATGGTTCAGCctaaaattatatttacataaagtttaaataaataacgaataaagaataataaataatggatTAGCATTAAAActagatatatattttatatattagatatatacTACTGTAATTCTGCATTAgatatacaaaataataaaaaaccatCAGACATTATTAAAAATTGGACATTAGAAATGACCAGGAaatctaacaaacaaacaaaacaagttttatttacattatttaactAGAGGCAGTCAAGCATGGCAAGCATGTGATGATTTACTTATGTACACTGCATGATATTAACTGGTAATTATTATGTAagctttactttactttactttaacaATATTAACAACAGAAGCAAACTTTGGACCACATGTCCAagtcctaaacacacacacacacacccacggtTCAAGTTAGACTCACCCTGTCAGGGATGTTGACATAGGTCCCTGCGTCCAGCAGATCCTGCACAATCTCAGTGTAGCCCTCCTTCGCTGCGATCATCAGGGCTGTGTTGCCATCTTTATCAGTCATGTTCACATTTGGGTTCCTCTTCAACAGCTCCTTCACGACCTCAGTGTAGCCGCCTTTCACAGCCACGATCAGTGCAGTCATTGAATTCTGAACACAACAAATGTATCTAAAAGTGATGCTAGAGACACctcaatataaacaaaaaatactgaaaaccaAGACCATGAAGCCTGAAGCAAAGTTGTTCACTTACTGCCCCCTCCTGGTCAACATCAGCACCGTTCTCTAGCAGGTGCATCACACAGTCATAGTGGCCCTTCCTGGAAGCCCAGATCAATGGAGTGGTGCCATACTGAAATATACACCCAAATCAGGTTAACAGTATAAAACATCCAAAGAGGTCCAGGTCTTCCAGTTTAAGCCAGGTCACCTTACCTTGTCAGAACAGTTGACTTTTGCTCCTTCCTTTAACAGGAGCTTGACGATTTCAGCATGACCTCTGCCAGCAGCCCAGATGATGGGATACACACTATACTGCTAAAGAAGAGCACAAAATGGTGGGTATTCAATAAAGATAacactaatataaatataatatacatttcttaatatattaaattaataaacataaattttaattttacattaagTTTTTATATTCCTATAAAGCAGTTTTGTGTCAATGTCCTTTGTTAAAATTACTATACAGATGAAACTTAATTGAattaatatgatattttttttagcatggGATCATtacttatataaataaagtggGATTTTAAAGAATTCTTATCCTCTTATATTTGAAAAGCATAGAGGTTTCACTACATTACCTGTCCTGTGGTGTTGGGATTGGCCCCATTCTCCAGGAGAACATTTGCAACCTCCACACGACCTTTATAAGCAGCCCACATAAGAGCAGTCCAGCCTCCCTGAACGGTACAAACACATTCTGTATCATGCATCCATATTAATGTGTTTCATATCAAAACTAATAGAGGCATGACTAATTGCCTTTCATTAATTAACTCTTTAATACTGGGCATCAAATAAGCATTTCTAATGTGCATTTATCAGTGTTTAATCTGGGTAATTTGAATTTAATATAGGTCCCTTGGCTTCATAAAGAAGGTAAAGTTCTTAAAGAAATTCAACATTACCATTATCCCTCAAATTTATAAAACACTGTGACCTGAATTTCAAAAGAATGGAGGTACAGTCAAAACTACCATATTGCCTAGAGCTGCATGTTAATGGGTAaagtgaaaaatataaatattttgtaatttcAACATACTAATATCAATACAATTATTCTTagctaaataaacaaactgattGAAGCACAAGTTAGTTATTGAAATACAAACTCACAATGACTAACTGTATAGTCCTGCTACCATCTGCTTGCAGACATATGCAGTATTTGCTACATGCTGCTTCTGTGCCCCATTCAGTGCCACCTTGGGCAAATTTAGTACATTtccttttgcttttttaaatgcATCAGATGTTACTTTAGTTTCAACTGTGTTGAAATGGGagttaaatgtttgttttttcacagaTCATTGTTGCTGAACAAAATAGCAGCAGCTCGTCCTCTCCATTCACCTGCTCATGACACTGAACGTTCACTGGCTTCATAATAGCTTAATCAACTGACGCTTAACGGATTATTTTGTCTAGACCTAATatgaaatatgtgaaagt comes from Hemibagrus wyckioides isolate EC202008001 linkage group LG25, SWU_Hwy_1.0, whole genome shotgun sequence and encodes:
- the kidins220b gene encoding kinase D-interacting substrate of 220 kDa B isoform X4; its protein translation is MDTTTSIKMTTIAIQNLFSYVEEENLAALKAHLEKFKEVDGRSDNGQTPLMLAAEQGSLEIVQELIRRGANVNLDDVDCWSALISAAKEGHVEVVKELLENSAYIEHRDMGGWTALMWAAYKGRVEVANVLLENGANPNTTGQQYSVYPIIWAAGRGHAEIVKLLLKEGAKVNCSDKYGTTPLIWASRKGHYDCVMHLLENGADVDQEGANSMTALIVAVKGGYTEVVKELLKRNPNVNMTDKDGNTALMIAAKEGYTEIVQDLLDAGTYVNIPDRSGDTVLIGAVRGGHVEIVRALLHKYADIDIRGQDNKTALYWAVEKGNATMVRDILQCNPDTETTTKDSETPLIKATKMRNIDIVELLLDKGAKVSAVDKKGDTPLHIAIRGRSRRLAELLLRNPKDGRLLYKPNKAGETPYNIDCSHQKSILTQIFGARHLSPTETDGDMLGYDLYSSALADILSEPTMQPPICVGLYAQWGSGKSFLLKKLEDEMKTFAGQQIEPLFQFSWLVVFLSLLLCGCVALILGFTVDPKLAIAVSLSLLALLYLFFVVVYFGSRREGESWNWAWVLSTRLARHIGYLELLLKLMFVNPPQLPEQTTRALPVRFLFTDYNRLSSVGGETSMAEMIATLSDACEREFGFMASRLFRVFKTEDTQGKKKWKKTCCIPSFVIFLFILGCLITGMALLAVFKVDSRNQTVNAVLVAMASVVGLVLLLNCKTWWQVTDSVLNSQRKRLHSAANKMQKLKSEGFMKVLKSEVELMAKMAKTIDSFTQNQTRLVVIIDGLDSCEQDKVLQMLDTVRVLFSKGPFISIFASDPHIIIKAINQNLNSVLRDSNINGHDYMRNIVHLPVFLNSRGLSSAKKMCAPAPANGEMGNSEGWHEELDRKLSQNSLGEMAKLGSKTTLNRRDTYRRRQMQRSVTRQMSFDLSKLLVTEDWFSDISPQTMRRLLNIVSVTGRLLRANQITFNWDRLASWINLTEQWPYRTSWLILYLEETDGIPDQASLKTIYERISKNIPTTKDVEPLLEIDGDVRSFEVFLSSRTPVLAARDIRTFLPCTVNLDPKLREIIADVRAAREQMNMGGVTYPTLPLQDPAIRPTSIYSQHSSACSPTASYNGPYNAPGVSPQPHSAFYSGIAGPQHPYYNRCKVASLKKKQGTASVVSGTPPVLLSAMNTDMVCECLRGIEGIDQAMLAQYTATIKKANVNGRVLSQCNLDELKKEMNMNFGDWQLFRGNVMDLRNLESQVLHEEAPSEQGSSMVAHGETSRNRGTSGQGANNDTSPMYNFNLSFEELSNVGLDELQRNPNPSWMNTTHRTPSMSSLNSQESSNEICKLTDKQQAEYRNAYQEYIASMVGLEATGSGVEKPVQPHPGQFMHSSSDDKNKDGGDQDGRKSYSKRAGGKPAVDTTDYASNEAATLDPISEEDEKVDHGSSKSLLGRKSSAEKLGLFQSADLKLKAAGGLRYQKLTSDDEESEESDNTPLIKDGKKIEPKRENEDSSLAKGKEYLSDGMLDKKDSSDSGVRSNESSPNHSLQDEEADLSQSERTNLIELDEESLARKRGLPNSLSGLQDPAVARMSICSEDQCSLLASSPEESWPSSRSYNLNRTPSNNTLNNNANTQQGNRPRQPNESSNTTASEVIVTPGSSSTTTTSTPTSTTHNENVRVVHLKRGLNPGDPPEICTVTSDTVVFSEERESIL
- the kidins220b gene encoding kinase D-interacting substrate of 220 kDa B isoform X1, with protein sequence MDTTTSIKMTTIAIQNLFSYVEEENLAALKAHLEKFKEVDGRSDNGQTPLMLAAEQGSLEIVQELIRRGANVNLDDVDCWSALISAAKEGHVEVVKELLENSAYIEHRDMGGWTALMWAAYKGRVEVANVLLENGANPNTTGQQYSVYPIIWAAGRGHAEIVKLLLKEGAKVNCSDKYGTTPLIWASRKGHYDCVMHLLENGADVDQEGANSMTALIVAVKGGYTEVVKELLKRNPNVNMTDKDGNTALMIAAKEGYTEIVQDLLDAGTYVNIPDRSGDTVLIGAVRGGHVEIVRALLHKYADIDIRGQDNKTALYWAVEKGNATMVRDILQCNPDTETTTKDSETPLIKATKMRNIDIVELLLDKGAKVSAVDKKGDTPLHIAIRGRSRRLAELLLRNPKDGRLLYKPNKAGETPYNIDCSHQKSILTQIFGARHLSPTETDGDMLGYDLYSSALADILSEPTMQPPICVGLYAQWGSGKSFLLKKLEDEMKTFAGQQIEPLFQFSWLVVFLSLLLCGCVALILGFTVDPKLAIAVSLSLLALLYLFFVVVYFGSRREGESWNWAWVLSTRLARHIGYLELLLKLMFVNPPQLPEQTTRALPVRFLFTDYNRLSSVGGETSMAEMIATLSDACEREFGFMASRLFRVFKTEDTQGKKKWKKTCCIPSFVIFLFILGCLITGMALLAVFKVDSRNQTVNAVLVAMASVVGLVLLLNCKTWWQVTDSVLNSQRKRLHSAANKMQKLKSEGFMKVLKSEVELMAKMAKTIDSFTQNQTRLVVIIDGLDSCEQDKVLQMLDTVRVLFSKGPFISIFASDPHIIIKAINQNLNSVLRDSNINGHDYMRNIVHLPVFLNSRGLSSAKKMCAPAPANGEMGNSEGWHEELDRKLSQNSLGEMAKLGSKTTLNRRDTYRRRQMQRSVTRQMSFDLSKLLVTEDWFSDISPQTMRRLLNIVSVTGRLLRANQITFNWDRLASWINLTEQWPYRTSWLILYLEETDGIPDQASLKTIYERISKNIPTTKDVEPLLEIDGDVRSFEVFLSSRTPVLAARDIRTFLPCTVNLDPKLREIIADVRAAREQMNMGGVTYPTLPLQDPAIRPTSIYSQHSSACSPTASYNGPYNAPGVSPQPHSAFYSGIAGPQHPYYNRPYFPHHVYVLPRQYTGSTHPTYIPAPPRPFIKASHPREPSSAICKVASLKKKQGTASVVSGTPPVLLSAMNTDMVCECLRGIEGIDQAMLAQYTATIKKANVNGRVLSQCNLDELKKEMNMNFGDWQLFRGNVMDLRNLESQVLHEEAPSEQGSSMVAHGETSRNRGTSGQGANNDTSPMYNFNLSFEELSNVGLDELQRNPNPSWMNTTHRTPSMSSLNSQESSNEICKLTDKQQAEYRNAYQEYIASMVGLEATGSGVEKPVQPHPGQFMHSSSDDKNKDGGDQDGRKSYSKRAGGKPAVDTTDYASNEAATLDPISEEDEKVDHGSSKSLLGRKSSAEKLGLFQSADLKLKAAGGLRYQKLTSDDEESEESDNTPLIKDGKKIEPKRENEDSSLAKGKEYLSDGMLDKKDSSDSGVRSNESSPNHSLQDEEADLSQSERTNLIELDEESLARKRGLPNSLSGLQDPAVARMSICSEDQCSLLASSPEESWPSSRSYNLNRTPSNNTLNNNANTQQGNRPRQPNESSNTTASEVIVTPGSSSTTTTSTPTSTTHNENVRVVHLKRGLNPGDPPEICTVTSDTVVFSEERESIL
- the kidins220b gene encoding kinase D-interacting substrate of 220 kDa B isoform X5 gives rise to the protein MDTTTSIKMTTIAIQNLFSYVEEENLAALKAHLEKFKEVDGRSDNGQTPLMLAAEQGSLEIVQELIRRGANVNLDDVDCWSALISAAKEGHVEVVKELLENSAYIEHRDMGGWTALMWAAYKGRVEVANVLLENGANPNTTGQQYSVYPIIWAAGRGHAEIVKLLLKEGAKVNCSDKYGTTPLIWASRKGHYDCVMHLLENGADVDQEGANSMTALIVAVKGGYTEVVKELLKRNPNVNMTDKDGNTALMIAAKEGYTEIVQDLLDAGTYVNIPDRSGDTVLIGAVRGGHVEIVRALLHKYADIDIRGQDNKTALYWAVEKGNATMVRDILQCNPDTETTTKDSETPLIKATKMRNIDIVELLLDKGAKVSAVDKKGDTPLHIAIRGRSRRLAELLLRNPKDGRLLYKPNKAGETPYNIDCSHQKSILTQIFGARHLSPTETDGDMLGYDLYSSALADILSEPTMQPPICVGLYAQWGSGKSFLLKKLEDEMKTFAGQQIEPLFQFSWLVVFLSLLLCGCVALILGFTVDPKLAIAVSLSLLALLYLFFVVVYFGSRREGESWNWAWVLSTRLARHIGYLELLLKLMFVNPPQLPEQTTRALPVRFLFTDYNRLSSVGGETSMAEMIATLSDACEREFGFMASRLFRVFKTEDTQGKKKWKKTCCIPSFVIFLFILGCLITGMALLAVFKVDSRNQTVNAVLVAMASVVGLVLLLNCKTWWQVTDSVLNSQRKRLHSAANKMQKLKSEGFMKVLKSEVELMAKMAKTIDSFTQNQTRLVVIIDGLDSCEQDKVLQMLDTVRVLFSKGPFISIFASDPHIIIKAINQNLNSVLRDSNINGHDYMRNIVHLPVFLNSRGLSSAKKMCAPAPANGEMGNSEGWHEELDRKLSQNSLGEMAKLGSKTTLNRRDTYRRRQMQRSVTRQMSFDLSKLLVTEDWFSDISPQTMRRLLNIVSVTGRLLRANQITFNWDRLASWINLTEQWPYRTSWLILYLEETDGIPDQASLKTIYERISKNIPTTKDVEPLLEIDGDVRSFEVFLSSRTPVLAARDIRTFLPCTVNLDPKLREIIADVRAAREQMNMGGVTYPTLPLQDPAIRPTSIYSQHSSACSPTASYNGPYNAPGVSPQPHSAFYSGIAGPQHPYYNRGTASVVSGTPPVLLSAMNTDMVCECLRGIEGIDQAMLAQYTATIKKANVNGRVLSQCNLDELKKEMNMNFGDWQLFRGNVMDLRNLESQVLHEEAPSEQGSSMVAHGETSRNRGTSGQGANNDTSPMYNFNLSFEELSNVGLDELQRNPNPSWMNTTHRTPSMSSLNSQESSNEICKLTDKQQAEYRNAYQEYIASMVGLEATGSGVEKPVQPHPGQFMHSSSDDKNKDGGDQDGRKSYSKRAGGKPAVDTTDYASNEAATLDPISEEDEKVDHGSSKSLLGRKSSAEKLGLFQSADLKLKAAGGLRYQKLTSDDEESEESDNTPLIKDGKKIEPKRENEDSSLAKGKEYLSDGMLDKKDSSDSGVRSNESSPNHSLQDEEADLSQSERTNLIELDEESLARKRGLPNSLSGLQDPAVARMSICSEDQCSLLASSPEESWPSSRSYNLNRTPSNNTLNNNANTQQGNRPRQPNESSNTTASEVIVTPGSSSTTTTSTPTSTTHNENVRVVHLKRGLNPGDPPEICTVTSDTVVFSEERESIL
- the kidins220b gene encoding kinase D-interacting substrate of 220 kDa B isoform X2, which codes for MDTTTSIKMTTIAIQNLFSYVEEENLAALKAHLEKFKEVDGRSDNGQTPLMLAAEQGSLEIVQELIRRGANVNLDDVDCWSALISAAKEGHVEVVKELLENSAYIEHRDMGGWTALMWAAYKGRVEVANVLLENGANPNTTGQYSVYPIIWAAGRGHAEIVKLLLKEGAKVNCSDKYGTTPLIWASRKGHYDCVMHLLENGADVDQEGANSMTALIVAVKGGYTEVVKELLKRNPNVNMTDKDGNTALMIAAKEGYTEIVQDLLDAGTYVNIPDRSGDTVLIGAVRGGHVEIVRALLHKYADIDIRGQDNKTALYWAVEKGNATMVRDILQCNPDTETTTKDSETPLIKATKMRNIDIVELLLDKGAKVSAVDKKGDTPLHIAIRGRSRRLAELLLRNPKDGRLLYKPNKAGETPYNIDCSHQKSILTQIFGARHLSPTETDGDMLGYDLYSSALADILSEPTMQPPICVGLYAQWGSGKSFLLKKLEDEMKTFAGQQIEPLFQFSWLVVFLSLLLCGCVALILGFTVDPKLAIAVSLSLLALLYLFFVVVYFGSRREGESWNWAWVLSTRLARHIGYLELLLKLMFVNPPQLPEQTTRALPVRFLFTDYNRLSSVGGETSMAEMIATLSDACEREFGFMASRLFRVFKTEDTQGKKKWKKTCCIPSFVIFLFILGCLITGMALLAVFKVDSRNQTVNAVLVAMASVVGLVLLLNCKTWWQVTDSVLNSQRKRLHSAANKMQKLKSEGFMKVLKSEVELMAKMAKTIDSFTQNQTRLVVIIDGLDSCEQDKVLQMLDTVRVLFSKGPFISIFASDPHIIIKAINQNLNSVLRDSNINGHDYMRNIVHLPVFLNSRGLSSAKKMCAPAPANGEMGNSEGWHEELDRKLSQNSLGEMAKLGSKTTLNRRDTYRRRQMQRSVTRQMSFDLSKLLVTEDWFSDISPQTMRRLLNIVSVTGRLLRANQITFNWDRLASWINLTEQWPYRTSWLILYLEETDGIPDQASLKTIYERISKNIPTTKDVEPLLEIDGDVRSFEVFLSSRTPVLAARDIRTFLPCTVNLDPKLREIIADVRAAREQMNMGGVTYPTLPLQDPAIRPTSIYSQHSSACSPTASYNGPYNAPGVSPQPHSAFYSGIAGPQHPYYNRPYFPHHVYVLPRQYTGSTHPTYIPAPPRPFIKASHPREPSSAICKVASLKKKQGTASVVSGTPPVLLSAMNTDMVCECLRGIEGIDQAMLAQYTATIKKANVNGRVLSQCNLDELKKEMNMNFGDWQLFRGNVMDLRNLESQVLHEEAPSEQGSSMVAHGETSRNRGTSGQGANNDTSPMYNFNLSFEELSNVGLDELQRNPNPSWMNTTHRTPSMSSLNSQESSNEICKLTDKQQAEYRNAYQEYIASMVGLEATGSGVEKPVQPHPGQFMHSSSDDKNKDGGDQDGRKSYSKRAGGKPAVDTTDYASNEAATLDPISEEDEKVDHGSSKSLLGRKSSAEKLGLFQSADLKLKAAGGLRYQKLTSDDEESEESDNTPLIKDGKKIEPKRENEDSSLAKGKEYLSDGMLDKKDSSDSGVRSNESSPNHSLQDEEADLSQSERTNLIELDEESLARKRGLPNSLSGLQDPAVARMSICSEDQCSLLASSPEESWPSSRSYNLNRTPSNNTLNNNANTQQGNRPRQPNESSNTTASEVIVTPGSSSTTTTSTPTSTTHNENVRVVHLKRGLNPGDPPEICTVTSDTVVFSEERESIL